The proteins below come from a single Gossypium raimondii isolate GPD5lz chromosome 2, ASM2569854v1, whole genome shotgun sequence genomic window:
- the LOC105789380 gene encoding lysine-specific demethylase JMJ13 isoform X4 yields MVEGRVCLSKEVRNELELLKRKRLHRIKSETVCGPSGVTNMMSRSGGDALRAPASCGVRLQGNAESFSRSNVASCEKDVFSKRKVDKFYTSDLEWTEKIPECPVYCPTKEEFEDPLVYFQKIAPEASKYGICKIISPLSATVPAGAVLMKEKAGFKFTTRVQPLRLAEWDTDDRVTFFMSGRNYTFRDFEKMANKVFSRRYYSAGCLPATYMEKEFWHEIACGKMESVEYACDVEGSAFSSSPSDLLGTSKWNLKKLSRLPKSTLRLLETAIPGVTDPMLYIGMLFSIFAWHVEDHYLYSINYHHCGASKTWYGVPGHSALRFEKVVKEHVYTNDVLSVDGEDGAFDVLLGKTTLFPPNILLEHDVPVYKAVQNPGEFVITFPRAYHAGFSHGFNCGEAVNFAIGDWFPLGAVACLRYAHLNRVPLLPHEELLCKEAMLLNSSLELEDLDYSPADLASHHSIKASFVKLIRFLHRARWSIMKSRACTSVSLNYHRTVVCTLCKRDCYIAFVNCSCYSHHVCLRHDIKSLDFPCGSHHCLFLRDDVGEMEAAAKKFEQDNAISKAVERQAENGDDMYSYPLSNKFQNDVEDGYFPYCEINVDLKPEIATMTSATGQTVEYGHNSLSHNTGNFRPELTDALSSFAASTLCSFVEQVGSSAKNQVQGLANLGNTNDKRFCEEVPENTYESSVLCLSREDRPG; encoded by the exons ATG GTGGAAGGAAGGGTGTGTTTGTCCAAAGAGGTAAGAAATGAGTTAGAGTTATTGAAGCGTAAAAGGCTTCACCGAATAAAATCAGAAACTGTCTGTGGGCCATCTGGTGTCACAAATATGATGTCTAGAAGTGGGGGAGATGCTTTGAGAGCTCCCGCATCATGTGGAGTGAGGTTGCAGGGGAATGCTGAATCGTTTTCTAGGTCAAATGTTGCTTCATGTGAGAAGGATGTCTTTTCAAAGCGCAAGGTTGATAAGTTTTACACTAGTGATCTAGAATGGACTGAGAAAATCCCAGAATGTCCTGTATACTGCCCTACAAAGGAAGAGTTTGAAGATCCTTTGGTTTATTTCCAGAAGATAGCTCCTGAAGCTTCAAAATATG GAATATGCAAAATCATTTCCCCTTTAAGTGCTACCGTTCCTGCTGGAGCTGTATTGATGAAGGAGAAAGCAGGATTCAAGTTCACAACAAGAGTCCAGCCCCTTCGTCTTGCTGAGTGGGATACTGATGACAGGGTCACCTTTTTCATGAGCGGAAG AAATTATACATTTCGTGATTTCGAGAAAATGGCGAACAAGGTGTTTTCTCGTAGATATTATAGTGCTGGTTGTCTTCCTGCAACATACATGGAAAAAGAATTTTGGCATGAAATTGCTTGTGGGAAGATGGAAAGTGTTGAATATGCTTGTGATGTTGAGGGTAGtgccttttcttcttctcccaGTGACCTGCTTGGAACTAGCAAATGGAATTTGAAG AAACTCTCACGGCTGCCAAAGTCCACTTTGCGTCTTCTTGAAACAGCAATTCCG GGAGTAACCGACCCCATGCTTTACATAGGAATGCTATTTAGCATATTTGCTTGGCATGTGGAGGATCATTATTTGTATAG CATTAATTATCATCATTGTGGTGCTTCAAAAACTTGGTATGGTGTACCTGGTCACTCTGCTTTAAGATTTGAGAAGGTTGTCAAGGAACATGTGTACACTAATGATGTCCTATCCGTGGATGGTGAAGATGGAGCTTTTGATGTGCTTTTGGGTAAAACAACATTATTTCCTCCAAATATCTTGTTGGAACATGATGTCCCTGTCTACAAGGCTGTTCAGAACCCTGGGGAGTTTGTAATTACCTTTCCAAGAGCATATCATGCTGGGTTCAGTCATG GGTTCAACTGCGGTGAGGCTGTGAATTTTGCTATCGGTGATTGGTTTCCTTTGGGTGCTGTGGCATGCTTGCGTTATGCACATCTCAACAGGGTGCCTCTCCTTCCTCACGAGGAACTTTTGTGCAAAGAAGCTATGCTTCTCAATTCAAGTTTAGAACTGGAAGATTTGGATTATTCGCCAGCAGATTTGGCCTCTCATCATTCCATTAAGGCTTCATTTGTAAAGCTGATACGTTTCTTGCATCGGGCCCGTTGGTCCATTATGAAATCAAGGGCATGCACCAGTGTATCTCTAAATTATCATAGAACTGTCGTCTGCACTTTATGCAAACGTGACTGTTACATTGCTTTTGTTAACTGCAGCTGTTACTCTCATCATGTTTGCCTGCGACATG ATATTAAGTCACTTGACTTCCCCTGTGGGAGTCATCATTGCCTTTTCTTGAGGGATGATGTTGGAGAGATGGAAGCTGCTGCCAAGAAGTTTGAGCAAGACAATGCCATATCAAAAGCAGTTGAGCGACAAGCTGAAAATGGTGATGACATGTATTCATATCCACTATCAAATAAGTTCCAGAATGATGTAGAGGATGGATACTTTCCATACTGTGAGATAAATGTTGATTTGAAACCTGAGATTGCTACAATGACTTCAGCTACGGGTCAAACTGTTGAATATGGACATAATTCATTGAGCCATAACACTGGAAATTTTCGACCTGAACTGACAGATGCTTTATCTTCTTTTGCCGCATCAACTCTCTGTTCTTTTGTGGAGCAAGTTGGATCCTCAGCAAAAAAT cAGGTTCAGGGGCTAGCTAACCTCGGAAACACTAATGATAAAAGGTTCTGTGAAGAAGTCCCAGAAAACACATATGAATCGTCTGTATTGTGTTTGTCACGTGAAGATCGTCCAG GTTGA
- the LOC105789380 gene encoding lysine-specific demethylase JMJ13 isoform X5 has translation MVEGRVCLSKEVRNELELLKRKRLHRIKSETVCGPSGVTNMMSRSGGDALRAPASCGVRLQGNAESFSRSNVASCEKDVFSKRKVDKFYTSDLEWTEKIPECPVYCPTKEEFEDPLVYFQKIAPEASKYGICKIISPLSATVPAGAVLMKEKAGFKFTTRVQPLRLAEWDTDDRVTFFMSGRNYTFRDFEKMANKVFSRRYYSAGCLPATYMEKEFWHEIACGKMESVEYACDVEGSAFSSSPSDLLGTSKWNLKKLSRLPKSTLRLLETAIPGVTDPMLYIGMLFSIFAWHVEDHYLYSINYHHCGASKTWYGVPGHSALRFEKVVKEHVYTNDVLSVDGEDGAFDVLLGKTTLFPPNILLEHDVPVYKAVQNPGEFVITFPRAYHAGFSHGFNCGEAVNFAIGDWFPLGAVACLRYAHLNRVPLLPHEELLCKEAMLLNSSLELEDLDYSPADLASHHSIKASFVKLIRFLHRARWSIMKSRACTSVSLNYHRTVVCTLCKRDCYIAFVNCSCYSHHVCLRHDIKSLDFPCGSHHCLFLRDDVGEMEAAAKKFEQDNAISKAVERQAENGDDMYSYPLSNKFQNDVEDGYFPYCEINVDLKPEIATMTSATGQTVEYGHNSLSHNTGNFRPELTDALSSFAASTLCSFVEQVGSSAKNVQGLANLGNTNDKRFCEEVPENTYESSVLCLSREDRPG, from the exons ATG GTGGAAGGAAGGGTGTGTTTGTCCAAAGAGGTAAGAAATGAGTTAGAGTTATTGAAGCGTAAAAGGCTTCACCGAATAAAATCAGAAACTGTCTGTGGGCCATCTGGTGTCACAAATATGATGTCTAGAAGTGGGGGAGATGCTTTGAGAGCTCCCGCATCATGTGGAGTGAGGTTGCAGGGGAATGCTGAATCGTTTTCTAGGTCAAATGTTGCTTCATGTGAGAAGGATGTCTTTTCAAAGCGCAAGGTTGATAAGTTTTACACTAGTGATCTAGAATGGACTGAGAAAATCCCAGAATGTCCTGTATACTGCCCTACAAAGGAAGAGTTTGAAGATCCTTTGGTTTATTTCCAGAAGATAGCTCCTGAAGCTTCAAAATATG GAATATGCAAAATCATTTCCCCTTTAAGTGCTACCGTTCCTGCTGGAGCTGTATTGATGAAGGAGAAAGCAGGATTCAAGTTCACAACAAGAGTCCAGCCCCTTCGTCTTGCTGAGTGGGATACTGATGACAGGGTCACCTTTTTCATGAGCGGAAG AAATTATACATTTCGTGATTTCGAGAAAATGGCGAACAAGGTGTTTTCTCGTAGATATTATAGTGCTGGTTGTCTTCCTGCAACATACATGGAAAAAGAATTTTGGCATGAAATTGCTTGTGGGAAGATGGAAAGTGTTGAATATGCTTGTGATGTTGAGGGTAGtgccttttcttcttctcccaGTGACCTGCTTGGAACTAGCAAATGGAATTTGAAG AAACTCTCACGGCTGCCAAAGTCCACTTTGCGTCTTCTTGAAACAGCAATTCCG GGAGTAACCGACCCCATGCTTTACATAGGAATGCTATTTAGCATATTTGCTTGGCATGTGGAGGATCATTATTTGTATAG CATTAATTATCATCATTGTGGTGCTTCAAAAACTTGGTATGGTGTACCTGGTCACTCTGCTTTAAGATTTGAGAAGGTTGTCAAGGAACATGTGTACACTAATGATGTCCTATCCGTGGATGGTGAAGATGGAGCTTTTGATGTGCTTTTGGGTAAAACAACATTATTTCCTCCAAATATCTTGTTGGAACATGATGTCCCTGTCTACAAGGCTGTTCAGAACCCTGGGGAGTTTGTAATTACCTTTCCAAGAGCATATCATGCTGGGTTCAGTCATG GGTTCAACTGCGGTGAGGCTGTGAATTTTGCTATCGGTGATTGGTTTCCTTTGGGTGCTGTGGCATGCTTGCGTTATGCACATCTCAACAGGGTGCCTCTCCTTCCTCACGAGGAACTTTTGTGCAAAGAAGCTATGCTTCTCAATTCAAGTTTAGAACTGGAAGATTTGGATTATTCGCCAGCAGATTTGGCCTCTCATCATTCCATTAAGGCTTCATTTGTAAAGCTGATACGTTTCTTGCATCGGGCCCGTTGGTCCATTATGAAATCAAGGGCATGCACCAGTGTATCTCTAAATTATCATAGAACTGTCGTCTGCACTTTATGCAAACGTGACTGTTACATTGCTTTTGTTAACTGCAGCTGTTACTCTCATCATGTTTGCCTGCGACATG ATATTAAGTCACTTGACTTCCCCTGTGGGAGTCATCATTGCCTTTTCTTGAGGGATGATGTTGGAGAGATGGAAGCTGCTGCCAAGAAGTTTGAGCAAGACAATGCCATATCAAAAGCAGTTGAGCGACAAGCTGAAAATGGTGATGACATGTATTCATATCCACTATCAAATAAGTTCCAGAATGATGTAGAGGATGGATACTTTCCATACTGTGAGATAAATGTTGATTTGAAACCTGAGATTGCTACAATGACTTCAGCTACGGGTCAAACTGTTGAATATGGACATAATTCATTGAGCCATAACACTGGAAATTTTCGACCTGAACTGACAGATGCTTTATCTTCTTTTGCCGCATCAACTCTCTGTTCTTTTGTGGAGCAAGTTGGATCCTCAGCAAAAAAT GTTCAGGGGCTAGCTAACCTCGGAAACACTAATGATAAAAGGTTCTGTGAAGAAGTCCCAGAAAACACATATGAATCGTCTGTATTGTGTTTGTCACGTGAAGATCGTCCAG GTTGA
- the LOC105789380 gene encoding lysine-specific demethylase JMJ13 isoform X1, producing the protein MVEGRVCLSKEVRNELELLKRKRLHRIKSETVCGPSGVTNMMSRSGGDALRAPASCGVRLQGNAESFSRSNVASCEKDVFSKRKVDKFYTSDLEWTEKIPECPVYCPTKEEFEDPLVYFQKIAPEASKYGICKIISPLSATVPAGAVLMKEKAGFKFTTRVQPLRLAEWDTDDRVTFFMSGRNYTFRDFEKMANKVFSRRYYSAGCLPATYMEKEFWHEIACGKMESVEYACDVEGSAFSSSPSDLLGTSKWNLKKLSRLPKSTLRLLETAIPGVTDPMLYIGMLFSIFAWHVEDHYLYSINYHHCGASKTWYGVPGHSALRFEKVVKEHVYTNDVLSVDGEDGAFDVLLGKTTLFPPNILLEHDVPVYKAVQNPGEFVITFPRAYHAGFSHGFNCGEAVNFAIGDWFPLGAVACLRYAHLNRVPLLPHEELLCKEAMLLNSSLELEDLDYSPADLASHHSIKASFVKLIRFLHRARWSIMKSRACTSVSLNYHRTVVCTLCKRDCYIAFVNCSCYSHHVCLRHDIKSLDFPCGSHHCLFLRDDVGEMEAAAKKFEQDNAISKAVERQAENGDDMYSYPLSNKFQNDVEDGYFPYCEINVDLKPEIATMTSATGQTVEYGHNSLSHNTGNFRPELTDALSSFAASTLCSFVEQVGSSAKNQVQGLANLGNTNDKRFCEEVPENTYESSVLCLSREDRPGTHQHNGHEPVSRSIVDHDSDSSDSEIFRVKRRSFLKVEKRSGNHTMASKSSEHQGLKRLKKLQHEKRSGQSMPSDCSRNDEPNRNTNRASNYKESPENTLKDRYGRSNLPISIKYKKLGNEEAMIRQREHHRNDKLKHEVGKYTREPPPLENGPKRIKVRGPTYVGSESSLD; encoded by the exons ATG GTGGAAGGAAGGGTGTGTTTGTCCAAAGAGGTAAGAAATGAGTTAGAGTTATTGAAGCGTAAAAGGCTTCACCGAATAAAATCAGAAACTGTCTGTGGGCCATCTGGTGTCACAAATATGATGTCTAGAAGTGGGGGAGATGCTTTGAGAGCTCCCGCATCATGTGGAGTGAGGTTGCAGGGGAATGCTGAATCGTTTTCTAGGTCAAATGTTGCTTCATGTGAGAAGGATGTCTTTTCAAAGCGCAAGGTTGATAAGTTTTACACTAGTGATCTAGAATGGACTGAGAAAATCCCAGAATGTCCTGTATACTGCCCTACAAAGGAAGAGTTTGAAGATCCTTTGGTTTATTTCCAGAAGATAGCTCCTGAAGCTTCAAAATATG GAATATGCAAAATCATTTCCCCTTTAAGTGCTACCGTTCCTGCTGGAGCTGTATTGATGAAGGAGAAAGCAGGATTCAAGTTCACAACAAGAGTCCAGCCCCTTCGTCTTGCTGAGTGGGATACTGATGACAGGGTCACCTTTTTCATGAGCGGAAG AAATTATACATTTCGTGATTTCGAGAAAATGGCGAACAAGGTGTTTTCTCGTAGATATTATAGTGCTGGTTGTCTTCCTGCAACATACATGGAAAAAGAATTTTGGCATGAAATTGCTTGTGGGAAGATGGAAAGTGTTGAATATGCTTGTGATGTTGAGGGTAGtgccttttcttcttctcccaGTGACCTGCTTGGAACTAGCAAATGGAATTTGAAG AAACTCTCACGGCTGCCAAAGTCCACTTTGCGTCTTCTTGAAACAGCAATTCCG GGAGTAACCGACCCCATGCTTTACATAGGAATGCTATTTAGCATATTTGCTTGGCATGTGGAGGATCATTATTTGTATAG CATTAATTATCATCATTGTGGTGCTTCAAAAACTTGGTATGGTGTACCTGGTCACTCTGCTTTAAGATTTGAGAAGGTTGTCAAGGAACATGTGTACACTAATGATGTCCTATCCGTGGATGGTGAAGATGGAGCTTTTGATGTGCTTTTGGGTAAAACAACATTATTTCCTCCAAATATCTTGTTGGAACATGATGTCCCTGTCTACAAGGCTGTTCAGAACCCTGGGGAGTTTGTAATTACCTTTCCAAGAGCATATCATGCTGGGTTCAGTCATG GGTTCAACTGCGGTGAGGCTGTGAATTTTGCTATCGGTGATTGGTTTCCTTTGGGTGCTGTGGCATGCTTGCGTTATGCACATCTCAACAGGGTGCCTCTCCTTCCTCACGAGGAACTTTTGTGCAAAGAAGCTATGCTTCTCAATTCAAGTTTAGAACTGGAAGATTTGGATTATTCGCCAGCAGATTTGGCCTCTCATCATTCCATTAAGGCTTCATTTGTAAAGCTGATACGTTTCTTGCATCGGGCCCGTTGGTCCATTATGAAATCAAGGGCATGCACCAGTGTATCTCTAAATTATCATAGAACTGTCGTCTGCACTTTATGCAAACGTGACTGTTACATTGCTTTTGTTAACTGCAGCTGTTACTCTCATCATGTTTGCCTGCGACATG ATATTAAGTCACTTGACTTCCCCTGTGGGAGTCATCATTGCCTTTTCTTGAGGGATGATGTTGGAGAGATGGAAGCTGCTGCCAAGAAGTTTGAGCAAGACAATGCCATATCAAAAGCAGTTGAGCGACAAGCTGAAAATGGTGATGACATGTATTCATATCCACTATCAAATAAGTTCCAGAATGATGTAGAGGATGGATACTTTCCATACTGTGAGATAAATGTTGATTTGAAACCTGAGATTGCTACAATGACTTCAGCTACGGGTCAAACTGTTGAATATGGACATAATTCATTGAGCCATAACACTGGAAATTTTCGACCTGAACTGACAGATGCTTTATCTTCTTTTGCCGCATCAACTCTCTGTTCTTTTGTGGAGCAAGTTGGATCCTCAGCAAAAAAT cAGGTTCAGGGGCTAGCTAACCTCGGAAACACTAATGATAAAAGGTTCTGTGAAGAAGTCCCAGAAAACACATATGAATCGTCTGTATTGTGTTTGTCACGTGAAGATCGTCCAGGTACCCATCAGCATAATGGTCATGAACCAGTGAGTAGGTCTATAGTCGACCATGACAGTGATAGTTCTGATTCAGAGATATTTAGGGTTAAACGGCGTTCTTTTTTGAAGGTTGAGAAAAGAAGTGGCAACCACACCATGGCATCAAAGAGCTCTGAACACCAG GGGCTCAAGCGATTAAAGAAACTCCAACATGAAAAAAGAAGTGGGCAATCAATGCCATCTGATTGCTCTAGAAACGATGAACCAAATCGTAACACCAATCGTGCTTCTAATTATAAAGAATCCCCAGAGAACACTTTGAAGGACAGATATGGAAGAAGCAACCTTCCCATTTCCATCAAGTACAAGAAATTGGGAAATGAGGAAGCAATGATTAGGCAACGAGAGCACCATAGAAACGACAAGTTGAAGCACGAGGTGGGAAAGTACACGAGGGAACCTCCTCCCTTAGAGAATGGTCCGAAACGGATTAAAGTAAGGGGGCCAACTTATGTAGGTTCAGAAAGCAGTCTGGATTGA
- the LOC105789380 gene encoding lysine-specific demethylase JMJ13 isoform X3 yields the protein MVEGRVCLSKEVRNELELLKRKRLHRIKSETVCGPSGVTNMMSRSGGDALRAPASCGVRLQGNAESFSRSNVASCEKDVFSKRKVDKFYTSDLEWTEKIPECPVYCPTKEEFEDPLVYFQKIAPEASKYGICKIISPLSATVPAGAVLMKEKAGFKFTTRVQPLRLAEWDTDDRVTFFMSGRNYTFRDFEKMANKVFSRRYYSAGCLPATYMEKEFWHEIACGKMESVEYACDVEGSAFSSSPSDLLGTSKWNLKKLSRLPKSTLRLLETAIPGVTDPMLYIGMLFSIFAWHVEDHYLYSINYHHCGASKTWYGVPGHSALRFEKVVKEHVYTNDVLSVDGEDGAFDVLLGKTTLFPPNILLEHDVPVYKAVQNPGEFVITFPRAYHAGFSHGFNCGEAVNFAIGDWFPLGAVACLRYAHLNRVPLLPHEELLCKEAMLLNSSLELEDLDYSPADLASHHSIKASFVKLIRFLHRARWSIMKSRACTSVSLNYHRTVVCTLCKRDCYIAFVNCSCYSHHVCLRHDIKSLDFPCGSHHCLFLRDDVGEMEAAAKKFEQDNAISKAVERQAENGDDMYSYPLSNKFQNDVEDGYFPYCEINVDLKPEIATMTSATGQTVEYGHNSLSHNTGNFRPELTDALSSFAASTLCSFVEQVGSSAKNQVQGLANLGNTNDKRFCEEVPENTYESSVLCLSREDRPGTHQHNGHEPVEKRSGNHTMASKSSEHQGLKRLKKLQHEKRSGQSMPSDCSRNDEPNRNTNRASNYKESPENTLKDRYGRSNLPISIKYKKLGNEEAMIRQREHHRNDKLKHEVGKYTREPPPLENGPKRIKVRGPTYVGSESSLD from the exons ATG GTGGAAGGAAGGGTGTGTTTGTCCAAAGAGGTAAGAAATGAGTTAGAGTTATTGAAGCGTAAAAGGCTTCACCGAATAAAATCAGAAACTGTCTGTGGGCCATCTGGTGTCACAAATATGATGTCTAGAAGTGGGGGAGATGCTTTGAGAGCTCCCGCATCATGTGGAGTGAGGTTGCAGGGGAATGCTGAATCGTTTTCTAGGTCAAATGTTGCTTCATGTGAGAAGGATGTCTTTTCAAAGCGCAAGGTTGATAAGTTTTACACTAGTGATCTAGAATGGACTGAGAAAATCCCAGAATGTCCTGTATACTGCCCTACAAAGGAAGAGTTTGAAGATCCTTTGGTTTATTTCCAGAAGATAGCTCCTGAAGCTTCAAAATATG GAATATGCAAAATCATTTCCCCTTTAAGTGCTACCGTTCCTGCTGGAGCTGTATTGATGAAGGAGAAAGCAGGATTCAAGTTCACAACAAGAGTCCAGCCCCTTCGTCTTGCTGAGTGGGATACTGATGACAGGGTCACCTTTTTCATGAGCGGAAG AAATTATACATTTCGTGATTTCGAGAAAATGGCGAACAAGGTGTTTTCTCGTAGATATTATAGTGCTGGTTGTCTTCCTGCAACATACATGGAAAAAGAATTTTGGCATGAAATTGCTTGTGGGAAGATGGAAAGTGTTGAATATGCTTGTGATGTTGAGGGTAGtgccttttcttcttctcccaGTGACCTGCTTGGAACTAGCAAATGGAATTTGAAG AAACTCTCACGGCTGCCAAAGTCCACTTTGCGTCTTCTTGAAACAGCAATTCCG GGAGTAACCGACCCCATGCTTTACATAGGAATGCTATTTAGCATATTTGCTTGGCATGTGGAGGATCATTATTTGTATAG CATTAATTATCATCATTGTGGTGCTTCAAAAACTTGGTATGGTGTACCTGGTCACTCTGCTTTAAGATTTGAGAAGGTTGTCAAGGAACATGTGTACACTAATGATGTCCTATCCGTGGATGGTGAAGATGGAGCTTTTGATGTGCTTTTGGGTAAAACAACATTATTTCCTCCAAATATCTTGTTGGAACATGATGTCCCTGTCTACAAGGCTGTTCAGAACCCTGGGGAGTTTGTAATTACCTTTCCAAGAGCATATCATGCTGGGTTCAGTCATG GGTTCAACTGCGGTGAGGCTGTGAATTTTGCTATCGGTGATTGGTTTCCTTTGGGTGCTGTGGCATGCTTGCGTTATGCACATCTCAACAGGGTGCCTCTCCTTCCTCACGAGGAACTTTTGTGCAAAGAAGCTATGCTTCTCAATTCAAGTTTAGAACTGGAAGATTTGGATTATTCGCCAGCAGATTTGGCCTCTCATCATTCCATTAAGGCTTCATTTGTAAAGCTGATACGTTTCTTGCATCGGGCCCGTTGGTCCATTATGAAATCAAGGGCATGCACCAGTGTATCTCTAAATTATCATAGAACTGTCGTCTGCACTTTATGCAAACGTGACTGTTACATTGCTTTTGTTAACTGCAGCTGTTACTCTCATCATGTTTGCCTGCGACATG ATATTAAGTCACTTGACTTCCCCTGTGGGAGTCATCATTGCCTTTTCTTGAGGGATGATGTTGGAGAGATGGAAGCTGCTGCCAAGAAGTTTGAGCAAGACAATGCCATATCAAAAGCAGTTGAGCGACAAGCTGAAAATGGTGATGACATGTATTCATATCCACTATCAAATAAGTTCCAGAATGATGTAGAGGATGGATACTTTCCATACTGTGAGATAAATGTTGATTTGAAACCTGAGATTGCTACAATGACTTCAGCTACGGGTCAAACTGTTGAATATGGACATAATTCATTGAGCCATAACACTGGAAATTTTCGACCTGAACTGACAGATGCTTTATCTTCTTTTGCCGCATCAACTCTCTGTTCTTTTGTGGAGCAAGTTGGATCCTCAGCAAAAAAT cAGGTTCAGGGGCTAGCTAACCTCGGAAACACTAATGATAAAAGGTTCTGTGAAGAAGTCCCAGAAAACACATATGAATCGTCTGTATTGTGTTTGTCACGTGAAGATCGTCCAGGTACCCATCAGCATAATGGTCATGAACCA GTTGAGAAAAGAAGTGGCAACCACACCATGGCATCAAAGAGCTCTGAACACCAG GGGCTCAAGCGATTAAAGAAACTCCAACATGAAAAAAGAAGTGGGCAATCAATGCCATCTGATTGCTCTAGAAACGATGAACCAAATCGTAACACCAATCGTGCTTCTAATTATAAAGAATCCCCAGAGAACACTTTGAAGGACAGATATGGAAGAAGCAACCTTCCCATTTCCATCAAGTACAAGAAATTGGGAAATGAGGAAGCAATGATTAGGCAACGAGAGCACCATAGAAACGACAAGTTGAAGCACGAGGTGGGAAAGTACACGAGGGAACCTCCTCCCTTAGAGAATGGTCCGAAACGGATTAAAGTAAGGGGGCCAACTTATGTAGGTTCAGAAAGCAGTCTGGATTGA